The nucleotide sequence CGCGGGGGTGATGCACAGGTTCGCGTACCTCAAGTACGGCCTGAGCGGGGTGCTGGTGTTCGTGGGCGCCAAGATGATGCTGATCGACGTCTTCAAGATCCCCATCGGCGTGTCGCTGGGGGTGATCGCCGCCCTGATCGGTGGCTCCATCGCGGTGTCGTTCCGGGTCGCGCGCAGGGCCGGGGGCGCTGGTGGGAAGCCTGGTGCGGTGCCGGCGCGCTCGTAGGGGAATGGGGAATGGGGAATGGGGACCCCTCCTTTGTCGCCCCCCCGTTGTCATCCTGAGCGACGCGCCTCACTGTCCTCGCCCGTGCCCCGCCCTGTGGCGCGGAGCGAAGGATCTACTGCGCGTTCCGAGGGGATTGGTGTCACGACGCCGACCTCCTGCTTCGCCGGCTAGATCCTTCGCTCGCCGCGCAAGCATCGGGAGCCCTGCGGGGATTCGTGGGGGCGGCTCGCTCAGGATGACAAGATGGGTGGAAAACCGAGGTGGGCACTCGGCACTCGGCACTCGGCACTCGGCACTCGGCACTAGGCACTTACGCACTCACGCACTCACGCACTCACGCACTCACGCACTCACGCACTCACGCACTCTCGAATGACCGGCCTCGATCTCGTCCAGACGAACCTCCTCAGCCCCGTGGTGCTCGCGTTTCTGCTGGGCGCGGTGGCCGTGTGGGTGCGCAGCGACCTCAAGATCCCTGAAGGGATGTACACGGCGCTCTCCATCTACCTCTTGCTCGCCATCGGACTCAAGGGCGGGGCGGCGCTGGCGAAGACGCCGCTGGACGAGATATGGATGCCGGCGGCGGCCGCGCTGGCCCTCGGGTGCGCCATCCCGTTCTGGGCCTACGCGACGGCCCGGCGCTTCGGGCGGCTGGGGGTGCCGGATTCGGCGGCGCTGGCGGCGCACTACGGGTCCGTGTCGGTGGTGACCTTCGTGGCGGCGCTCGCCTTCCTGGACGCGGCGGGGACGGAGTACGAAGGCTTCCTCCCTGCCCTGGTGGCGCTCATGGAGGTGCCGGCGATCGCCGTGGCCATGGTGATGGCGCGGGTGGCCGGCGGCGGAAGCCGCCAGGGGTGGGGCCCGGTGCTCCACGAGGTGCTCGCCGGGCGCAGCATCGTGCTTCTGGCCGGCGGCCTCGCCATCGGCGCCGCGAGCGGGGCGGCGGGGCTGGCCAGGGTCGCCCCCGTCTTCGTGGACCCGTTCCAGGGCGTGCTCGTGCTCTTTCTGCTCGAGCTGGGGATGGTGGCCGCCAGGCGCCTGCGCGAGGTGCGCACGGCCGGGGTCTTCCTCGTGCTCTTCGGCGTGGGAATGCCGGTGCTGAACGGCGTGCTGGGAGCGTGGGCGGGGACCGCGGTGGGGCTGTCGCTCGGGGGCAGCACGGTGCTGGGCGTGCTGGCGGCGAGCGCGTCGTACATCGCCGCGCCCGCCGCCGTGCGCGTGGCGCTCCCGGAGGCAAACCCGGGCCTCTACCTCACCGCCTCGCTGGGGATCACCTTCCCCTTCAACCTCGCCGTGGGAATCCCGCTCTGCCACGCCGCGGCGCAGTGGTCGCGCTCGCACGCCGGGGTCCCGCTCCCGCTCCTCGCGCTCGCGCTGCTGGCCGCGGCGCTCGTCGTCCTCCCGCGGCGTGGGCGCGGCGGCCGGGTAATCGAGGTGCGCTCGAGCCCGGCCTGATCGTGAGGAGCAGAAGGACGACGACCGTGAGACCGGCGTCTCAGCTACTGACTCGAGCTCTCACCCAGGACGACGAGAAGCTCGTCCAGCTGATCGAACGTCTCGACCATCGCATCGGCTGCTCCGGTGCCGGCAGCGTCGAGCGCTTCCTTCGAAGGATAGACCTCGCGCAGGACCACCAGCGTCTTGCCGCCCTCTTCCTCGAAGGTCACCGTGGTGACAGGTCCGCTCTCGCCGCCTTCTTCATTGGTCCACGCGAGGCGCGAATACGGCTCCACTTCGACATACGTGCCGAAAAACGCGGCAGGCTCAGGGCCGCCGTAGTCGAATACCAACCGGTACTTGCCTCCGACACGAGCATCCACTTCGCAGGACAGCAGTGTCATTCCCATCGACCTGGGCACCCACCAGCGCTGGAGCAGCTCCGCCCTGGCAAATGCCTCGAACACGATGCGGGCCGGGCCGTTGACGGTCCGCGTGACGACCACCTCGCGGTCCGATGTCCGTTCCACCACGGTGCGGTTCTTCACGGGGCTACTTTCGGTTCTCGCGTTCATCGCTCTTCTCCTTGCGTGTCAGTTCCTCGACGACCACGTCCAGCTCGTCGAAGCGTTCGTCCCAGCGCTGGCGGTACGTCTCGATCCACGCCGTCTCTTCCTCCAGCCGGCGCGGGCCCAACTGGCACATCCGCACGCGCCCGATCTTCTTCGTGGTAACGAGCCCCGCCTGCTCCAGAACGCCGACGTGCTTCTTCATGCCCGTGAGCGTCATGCGGAACTTATCGGCGAGCTCCGTGATCGAAGCGTCGGCTCGTCCGAGCTGCTCCAGCACGCCACGCCGCGTGGCGTCGGAGAGCGCGGCGAACGAAGAATCAAGACGGGTCGTTCGATACTGAACCATATGGTGCAGTATTTAACTCAAACGTGCGCGGCATGCAAGGGGGCCGCGAAGAACGATGGTCTACCCGCAGGCCGAAAAGGGCCCCCGGCGCGTTGCGCCGAGGGCCCTTCGATTCCGCCCAGACGGCCTTTGCCAGCGTGGCTACAGCTGGTCCGCCGTGAAGGTGTCGCACTGGCGGTAGTCGCCGCTGTCGAGGCCGCGGCGGAACCAGCGGACGCGCTGGGCGGAGGAGCCGTGCGTGAACGATTCCGGCACGATGCGCCCCTGGCTCTTCTGCTGCAGCCGGTCGTCGCCGATGGCGGTGGCGGCGGCGAGGGCCTCCTCCACGTCGCCGGCCTCGAGCTGGAGCCTGGTCTTGTTGCCCCACACGCCGGCGAAGCAGTCCGCCTGCAGCTCCAGGCGCACGGAGAGGGCGTTGGCCTCCTCTTCGCGGGCGCCGCGCTGCGCGGCGTCCACCCGGTCCGCGATGCCGAGCTGGTGCTGCACGTGGTGCCCCACCTCGTGCGCGATCACGTACGCCTGCGCGAAGTCGTTGTCGCCCCGCGCGCCGGACATGCGCGCCAGGTCGTCGTAGAACGCGAGGTCGATGTACACCTTCTGGTCGCCGGGGCAGTAGAAGGGGCCCATCGCCGACTGGCCGGTGCCGCACGCGGTCTGCTGGACGCCGGTGAAGAGCACCAGGCGCGGCTCCACGTAGTCGCGCCCCATCTGCTGGAAGATGGGGTTCCAGGTGTCCTCCGTGTCGGCCAGGACGGCGCCGACGAACTGCCGCGCCTCGTCGTTGGCGGGAGGGGCGCCCGGCTGGCCGCCCGGGGGCGGTCCTCCCGCCGCGGGCGCCTGCTGGAGGACGGTGCCGGGATCGCCGCCCATCAGCATCACCACGAGCGCGATGATCACCGTCCCGATCCCGCCGCCGACCGCGACGCCGCCGATGCCGCGGCGGTCTTCCACGTTGCTGCTCTGCCTTCCGCCTTGCCAGCGCATATCGCTCCTCGCTTTCGCTCCGTCGTGCGCCACCGGGAAACCGTATCGCAATGCAAGGCAGGTGCTAGACACGCGCGGGGGTGCGTTTTCCGTGGTTCTTGTGCACCTTTGCGGTGGCCGGCGCCGCGCGGCGCACGAAGCTTGCGGCAGGGGGGCGCCCGGGCCGCCGCGTGGCGGCCGGACTACCTGCCATGGAGGGTCGGATGAGGAATACGGTTTGGATCGCGGCGGTGCTGGCGCTGGGGGCGTGCGCGCCGGCCGGCCAGGGGACCACGCAGGAGGAGGTGCGGCCGCGCCAGTTCACCGCGCCGCTGTACAATGCGCAGGGCGCGGCCATGGGGACGCTGACCCTCGTTCAACGCGGCACCAGCGTGCAGGTGCAGGTCGCGTCCACGGGGCTGCCGGCCGGAACGCACGGCGTGCACTTCCACGAAGCGGGCCTCTGCGAAGGGCCGGCCTTCACGACCGCCGGGGGCCACCTGAACCCCACGGGCCGCCAGCACGGCCTGAGCAACCCCAACGGCCCGCACCTCGGCGACCTCCCCAACCTCGTGGTCGGCGCGGACGGGCGCGGCACGCTCGAAGCGACCATCGCCGGCTCGCTGACGCCGGGGCAGGCGCCGATCTTCGACGCCAACGGTACCGCCTTCATCGTGCATGCCGGCACCGACGACCAGCGCACCGATCCGTCCGGCAACTCGGGCGCCCGCATCGCCTGCGCCGTCGTGGCGGCACCGGTGCAGTAACGAACAGCAATCTCACGCAAAGGCGCGAAGACGCAAAGAAAGCTTAGAGCGCTCTTCTTCGCGTCTTCGCGCCTTTGCGTGAGGCCAATGGGATCTTGGGGGATGAACAGAACAAAGGGGCGGGCGCCGGTGTCGGCGCCCGCCCCTTGTGATCCAGCAGATGTGCCGCTGGGTCAGCGCAGCTTGCCCAGGAGCTCGGCGTTGGTCTTGGTGTCGTTCATCTGCTTGAGGAGCAGCTC is from Longimicrobium sp. and encodes:
- a CDS encoding sodium-dependent bicarbonate transport family permease — its product is MTGLDLVQTNLLSPVVLAFLLGAVAVWVRSDLKIPEGMYTALSIYLLLAIGLKGGAALAKTPLDEIWMPAAAALALGCAIPFWAYATARRFGRLGVPDSAALAAHYGSVSVVTFVAALAFLDAAGTEYEGFLPALVALMEVPAIAVAMVMARVAGGGSRQGWGPVLHEVLAGRSIVLLAGGLAIGAASGAAGLARVAPVFVDPFQGVLVLFLLELGMVAARRLREVRTAGVFLVLFGVGMPVLNGVLGAWAGTAVGLSLGGSTVLGVLAASASYIAAPAAVRVALPEANPGLYLTASLGITFPFNLAVGIPLCHAAAQWSRSHAGVPLPLLALALLAAALVVLPRRGRGGRVIEVRSSPA
- a CDS encoding SRPBCC domain-containing protein; translated protein: MKNRTVVERTSDREVVVTRTVNGPARIVFEAFARAELLQRWWVPRSMGMTLLSCEVDARVGGKYRLVFDYGGPEPAAFFGTYVEVEPYSRLAWTNEEGGESGPVTTVTFEEEGGKTLVVLREVYPSKEALDAAGTGAADAMVETFDQLDELLVVLGESSSQ
- a CDS encoding metalloregulator ArsR/SmtB family transcription factor translates to MVQYRTTRLDSSFAALSDATRRGVLEQLGRADASITELADKFRMTLTGMKKHVGVLEQAGLVTTKKIGRVRMCQLGPRRLEEETAWIETYRQRWDERFDELDVVVEELTRKEKSDERENRK
- a CDS encoding neutral zinc metallopeptidase produces the protein MRWQGGRQSSNVEDRRGIGGVAVGGGIGTVIIALVVMLMGGDPGTVLQQAPAAGGPPPGGQPGAPPANDEARQFVGAVLADTEDTWNPIFQQMGRDYVEPRLVLFTGVQQTACGTGQSAMGPFYCPGDQKVYIDLAFYDDLARMSGARGDNDFAQAYVIAHEVGHHVQHQLGIADRVDAAQRGAREEEANALSVRLELQADCFAGVWGNKTRLQLEAGDVEEALAAATAIGDDRLQQKSQGRIVPESFTHGSSAQRVRWFRRGLDSGDYRQCDTFTADQL
- a CDS encoding superoxide dismutase family protein, with product MRNTVWIAAVLALGACAPAGQGTTQEEVRPRQFTAPLYNAQGAAMGTLTLVQRGTSVQVQVASTGLPAGTHGVHFHEAGLCEGPAFTTAGGHLNPTGRQHGLSNPNGPHLGDLPNLVVGADGRGTLEATIAGSLTPGQAPIFDANGTAFIVHAGTDDQRTDPSGNSGARIACAVVAAPVQ